The genomic segment ATCCTGTAAAGGATTATGGTACATACAGCGATGCGAGTGTAGACTATCCTGACTTCGGTCATGCTCTTGCTAAAGGCATTGAGAGCGGCGAAGTATATCCAGGTATCGGCATTTGCGGCAGCGGCGAAGGTATCGCCATGACATTGAATAAGCATCAGGGTGTACGTGCCGGATTGGCATGGTGCAAGGAGATTGCTCATTTGGTTCGTCAGCACAACGATGCCAACGTATTGGTACTTCCAGGTCGTTTTGTAGACAACAAGACCGCCGAGGCTATTCTCGACGAGTTCTTTGCCACAACATTCGAGGGTGGCCGTCACGAGCGTCGCGTCAAGAAGATTCCTGTTCAGCAGTAAAGTTCTGAATGGATAAAAAAGAATTAAGGCTGAGTCATCGCATGATGGCTCAGCCTATTTTTATGGAAAGGCTGACTGTCTTTCAACCTAAGAAATCTTTAAGCCATAACACCATTATCATAGAGATATTCCGGAGCAATATCAGCTCCATTATACCAGAAGATAGTTTGGTCTAGTCCAAATTGAACGAACTTTTTCTTGTCCTTCAATTCTGCAAATGCCGGATATTTCAAAAGAGGCTGCAAATCAACCTTCTTCGCCACTCCGTCATTAAATGTACAAAGAAGAGTATAATCTCCTAAATAATCTACATCTTTAACTGTTAGTATCATATCCTTATTTATTGATGGTCAAAAGCATAAATATAAATCAATATACCTTGTATAACATATACTGCACCCATATATTTCCCTTTTAAAATCGTAAATACGCTTGCAAAGTTACGCTTTTATTTGGAAAGCGCAAAGAAAAATGAGATTATTATTAGTTACATCAATAATGCAAACATTATGCTATCTTAAAATATTTAGACTGTCCAAAGAATATTCTGCCCAAATTATCCTTGATGGAAATAACCAATCCCATAAAAGGATTGTGCTCTACATCAATAACCTGGCCCTCAATCCAATCGGTCAAACCTGTTAAAGAAGGATTTGCCTTCATCATATCTCCTAATTTTGGTTCCATAACTATCCTATTTATTTTGTGCAAAAATACACAGAAGTTTTCAAAATACCAAATATTTTCGGGCAAATCTACAAAAAAGCTGGTATTTCCTTTGATTTTCAGCGGATTATTCGTATTTTTGCATCGTTATAGATATAAATTCTTTATATGCCAGAATCTCCCTCTCCCATCTTCCCCGCAACTCCAAGCAAAGTGCTTTGGCTAGGAACAAATACATCATCAGCATCGCTGACCATGTAGTATTTGGAGCTTTAGCCACAACCAGTTCACTCACTAACCTGGTGGAGGAACAGAAACTACTTGGAATAGAAATACACGCAAGCGTATGATACCAAAGGATAATGCGTAAGATACAATCGCAGAATACGGAAGAAGTTGTCGGAAAAGACAGATGAAGTTGTCGGAAAAGATAGTATAGGTTATCGGAGAAGTTAACTCCGTAGGCCGCACAACAGCTGTTGTGCGCTTGCATAACAGCTGATATGCGATCGCACAACACCTGTTGTGCATGCGTAGACCAGCTGATGGGCGCCTACAGCAAACCAACATTACTCGCTGATGTTTTTATCAATCATT from the Segatella copri genome contains:
- the rpiB gene encoding ribose 5-phosphate isomerase B; protein product: MEVKTVGIACDHAGFPLKQFVLEYLEKKGYPVKDYGTYSDASVDYPDFGHALAKGIESGEVYPGIGICGSGEGIAMTLNKHQGVRAGLAWCKEIAHLVRQHNDANVLVLPGRFVDNKTAEAILDEFFATTFEGGRHERRVKKIPVQQ
- a CDS encoding DUF2442 domain-containing protein, translated to MILTVKDVDYLGDYTLLCTFNDGVAKKVDLQPLLKYPAFAELKDKKKFVQFGLDQTIFWYNGADIAPEYLYDNGVMA